The genomic interval gggagagggagagagagggggagagagagagaacagttgtccaccatcaggtttcagctctgactagttataatgaaaacaataagagtgtaaaGAGGATTTTAATGATAGCAGCgacaattcatataataataataataataataataataataataataatagtaataataattaataattaataataattgttgttgtctgaatcctgcagctctggagtcagagatacctggaaacagagagaaagggaaagagttTGGACATGACACAGAATTCATGTAGAGTTACCGTTCAGGACTCTCATCTCCTATGTTAGGTGGTACGTGCATGGATGCATCACTCTTCCAGGAGACTCCACTGGGACCCTGGGACCCATCTGTTGTCGTCTGTGAACTACAAGAGGAGAGAGTGGTCAGTCACTCACCAACTATACATCATATACGTGCATtaataagacaaaacaaacagttcaggGGAATCATTGACTTGAGCAATAACAAGAAGAACAATAGAGCACTGAGCATTTGCTAGAAAGTCACTGGGAGGTTCGGTTTCCCTCAATGAAAACCCATGGCACTGGGGGAGAGTAGAAAACAAGCTGTGAACCCAGCATTGACACAGATCGGCTTTAATTCAATCTACTGGACACTGGAAAACATCTAGGATTTCACAACATTTTCCAACATATGAACTGAATATTTGCTGTAGGGGGGGTTGTGCTCCTGCTCCTGGGGACTTTTATCGTGaagaaactgaaactaaaatgaCACAGACTGAGAAACTTTCAGTTTAAAACAGGACACAAGTTACAGTTGCTGCTCTTTACTCATTTTCCTGTCATGATATTTACCTGATTGAAGACTCAGAGCTGGAGGCCTCAGCGCTTTCACTcaacttcctctttttcctcatttctgcagctgaaacacaaacagacgtTTCCAAAGGCTCCAAAGTTCATAAAGGGAGAATTTCAGTCTCATGTCAGATCTGACCCAGATTACTTcatacttttttaaataatttacaacATGCTTATTGTTATTTCTAACTATTTTAGCTGCATTACAACGTCATTAAATTGGTCTGCAAGATCAAAACTCAACTTTAATATTTTCACTTGAGTAcctttgcattttgttttactgttttttatcttaatccctgttctgttcatttatttgtatttatttatttgtgttatttaatgtgtctgtagtttgtttatatgtttcagttcagttcttgctgaaaaaaaatagtcaaacatttctttatctGTCCCAACATCTAAACCTGGCTTTACTGCCCCCCTGTGGTGACAGCACGGTACTGTCTCTGAACAACAACCCCTCTCACATGAACCGGGTTGTTTTTCTCAGACTTTGTCACGTGGTCAAAGTCtgaaccttttctttttatcacaTCCGATTCAAAGGCTCAGACTTTAACACGTtgcaaaacaataacaaagtatAAATCCAGATTCCTCGTGACTTTGTACGTTCAGTTCGCTTTGCGACAAAGTTGAGCAGCTGTGATCTTTGACACGTCCGCAGAGTGACGCACTAAgaaatacgcacacacacagaggagacgcacacacacagacacacacaaacacacacacacacgttcataaaCACGTTAACAAACACCTGAACCTACTTTGACGTCAGAAAAACgcttttcttcttgtttccaGAATCTGTCCTGACGTGAGGCAGCTGAACGTCCTTTGTCCAAAATGTCCTCTGTACCTCACAGTTTCACTTTCGATATGACGAGATAGGCTGATTATAGAACAGGGTTTGACACGTGATGACTtctatatttatacaaaaatactagttaatgaagaaaaaaagacaaaattaagAGAAATTAATCCAATAAcatcttattatattatataatatcatCCTGATACATTATTCTGACATTAGTTAATCGACTTACCATTCTTTTtgttacaactttattcttaaaCTCTTAAAATTGTAGTTTTCTTCAATGAGACTTTGAGTTGTTGGAGTCCTGAGACTTCTCTGAAACTAACGAGACACATTCTGTTGTTTACACCTGACGTGTTGATTTATTGTGAAAGAGAACAAACAGATCAATGACACTAAAGAACCACAGACGTGTGAAACCACAGACGAAGACTCACTCCCTCTGAAGAAACCAGCTTCACGCCAACAGCCACAGGTAAATCTTCAAAATACTAATTTAAAATTtctcaacaaacaaacaaacacggctTTGACATCGTCCCTCTGCTTTCCTTCGCTGCTCGTGATAAATTATCTTCTTTTtcataaacatgtaaacaacatttctttttacgATTTTTGCTTGTCATTTTACAGATAAAATAATTAGTCATCAGTTatcagattaatcaataatgaaaatattaatttggtgcagccctgaacattttgaattgaaatgtcaataaatttaaaattaaattaaaagttttaattgaaaataaaaataataatttaaaaataaacacagtatATTCTGTTTATATTGATGAAATTgagcagataaataaatacactaattgtaaaaacaaataaacaacaaaaaatttaATCTATTAAAATTatgattatataatttaaaaattaagtaatgaaaattaaaatattgTAACTCACCAACATGGCGGACCTGCTCTGTGACATCAACTCTGATGTCTGAGAAATCCCACATGGCCAAAAAACTGTCGAAGCACGAGCCTTCCTCCGcttcctggagagagagagagggttagatggatggatagatagatggatggatggagggatggagggatagatAGATTACCTGTACGTAAGGCTTGTAGGTGAAGGTGTAGTGGTGGGCAATGGCAGCCAGGAACATCTCTATGCAGATAATGAAGTCCTGTatttatcaaacaaaaatacacagaattTGAGCACAAGCGGGGGCTTTGAGTGCAAGCGAAAAAACCACGAAAGTCCACTCTCTTGAATAAATTGATCACATGACTGCGAAGAAGCAACGTGTTTAAACGTCTCACCTGCAGTCCAGTGGCCACGGCCTCCACACTGCCCCAGTCCCAGGTGTGTTTGTCGGAGATCACACCGACCTTCACCAGGAACCTTCCATCATTCCTCACCAGAAGGAGACGAAGACGACCAGTTTGACGCAGAGGAACTTGCCCACCGGCCTGATGGGAGTCAGCTCCACTCTGAGCGCTCGGTACAGCAGCACCAGACAGTACATGGCAAACTGCAGAGGGACAGGCTGTCATGATCGAGATGATAAAGGTACCACGTTAAGATTTGGACGCTGCGTGTGCGACGTGTGTTTACCAGCTGAGATATGTTGTTGATTATGGCCAGGTAGGACCAGGCGTTCCTGAAGCTGAAGTTGGCTTCGTCGTAAACGCCGCAGAGCTGACAGATCCTGCGGACGGAGACAGAAACGTTTTACAGTGTGTTAGCAGATGGTACAAAATTGTGTCCCCATGGTTACAGTAAATAACTCACAGCGCTATCACCGTGGTTACGGGTCTGACAACAGTGTACTGGAGGACTCCCAGCTTACACCTGAACAGCAGCAccctgacagacagagagaggaacattTGAACACGCGTGTTCACATCTGTCGGCACATCTGTCGCTATGACGACATTAATCATCCTCTCACTCTCCCATGGGCCAgggggggcagcagcagagcggCGGTAGATGTGGCTGCTGATGCTggacctccagcagcagcaccaggctcGGGTACTGATTACTGAGGAAGTTGAGCAGGAACGACAGGAAGTTGTAGATGACGTAGGCCTCGTACCACTCCCTGCACGTGTCCACGTAGATGGCCAGGCCGGGATAGCGCAGAGCCAGCCACTGAGGAGGAAACCAGAAGAATACATGATGGAATATTATATCTATTCATGTAAATATTATAAGTAGAGCttcagtgatgttgaagatgatgcaGGAGtcacatgaaagaaagaaggaaataaaGGAGGCGTAGATTTCTTTAGCTGTAGTGGAGACAAGTGATGAATCACAGAAGGGTGTGTGTTCTTTTACTCGACTTCTGGTCATCTAGGTCCGGTTACTATGGCAACATATTGGATTAAAATGGgcatgtcactgtgtgtgtttgtgtgtgatgatgactCACACAATCATCAGGAAAACAAAGATGCTGGCGATGAACCAGGCTTTACTGTGAGTCCCGACCTGACGGAGAAAAGTTCAGTGATGAGTGTGAGCTCCATCTTTAGAGCGCGGTCAGATTTCCTGTGCTCTAGCTTCAGGTCTTCTTGGTGTGAAACTTCTGCTCTTGGATTTGAACAACATGTCTCTCCCTCGATCTGGGTGCGTTAGCTTTACTTTCAAAGGGAAGTAAGTGTAATAATAAAgcagtggagggagggagagcatGAACCTGCTTATAGTAACCAGTCGTTCAGGACTCTCAAAGAAGTATAGCTAACAAACCCACAATTAAGACGATTTCACTTGTCAACAATAAAGCACAGAAGCAGTGTGAgcacgaggagaagagctgaagctgaagctggagatcagtccaagcaacaaaatatttgAGTGCAAGCTCTTAGTTTCAAGCAGAGGCTGTTTGAGTGTGAGTGCAGGGCTTTGAAACCGCTCTCAAGTGGAGGTGATGAACGAAGAAAGAAGAATCGTATACTTTGTCCTTCTGCAGCTCCCAGACGCAGAGCGGCAGCACGGCCACCAGCAGGAGGGCGTAGAGGAGCAGAACCAGCGGGCGGATCCACCGCCGCCACTCTGCACAGGAACACGGCATCACGGCTGCTTCACCGTCAGCGTCCACTACAGGCTCATCTCCACTGTCCCCCCCCCACGTCTCTGCACACAACACGTATACACACAACGTTACACTGCACTATACCTTAGACTGTATATTCATCTATTGCATTACACTACTATATATTCCagtatttttattgtgtttacatgGTTCTATTTACTTCTATTCTGTTTTTAGCTGCATTTAAAGCAGATTATCTTAACTTATCTGAACAAGATAAGTTAAGATACTCATCAATGTTCTGCACTAACACACGTGGACACACTTTAatattcatcattcatcatgAAGTGCAGTGAGGTCAACACGCAGCATCAGCTCAGTGATTCAACTTGTTAGAAAccagataaaaacatatatttagatataaacTTGTTAATCTTCTGAACAGTGGAAAAAggtttttaatatataaaatgttgatttatAAGTTGTTATAAATACTGAAAAGCGGAGGAGGACCGCACCGCTGGAGATGAAGATGCTCATTCGCTCTGATGCCCTGTTTTCCTCCTGAGCTGCCCCGGCTCTGTTACCAGGCAACGCATCCTcctgcccctccccctcctccctgtaACCGGAACTGAACGGATCAGCTGTGGCACCGATCACCGGCCCGATCGATCACATCCACCCGGTGATCCTCCGGGTGTCAGGCcgacatggaggagggaggagcatCATCTCTGTCGTCATCAGTCACGTGTTTGGAGTCACAAACAGGCAAATCTAATTATATCATAAAAATGTGGCACAGAGGATGTCCAGATGTTGTGATGCGGAAACATCTGCATGATTTCATATCCACTCTATTTCACTTCACTTGTTCATTTGCTCCGACTCACTGATGTTTACACCTTTATATAGACGCAGGGATTCTTCATATAGAGTCTGTAGCTGCACACATTTACTCTATTCATTCTGGGAATATCATTTTCGAGCAGGGGCCTGAAAAAAAGgccagattttattttttataccaCTTCCTGCCAATAGCAAACCAATGCATCATTTAGTTTTCAATTATTTATATctttcatattatatataaatccTGTTTTCTATAAAGTTAGACAGTGTGGAGATGGATGACCATCTCCACACTGTCAGCAGAAGAAATATTACATTAGCTCATTGGTTCAGACTAATTTATTAGacacatgaacgcacacacGTGCAACACAAAACAGACCTTAACATCTTTGAGAATATGACTTTATTGATAAATACTTACATGAaagataagaaaacaaacagacacacaaaggtaatttaaaattcatgatattacatatacacattttaaatatttccatcagtcgacctctgacctttacaCTTCTTTAGACCCACTTGTAAAACtcaatcaatatcaataatcaatatcaGCATTAACCAGTTATTTATCAACTCAGCAGGTTCCTGTTGTGGGTGTAATGAAATCAATCTGCCTCTGGGGGGTGCTAGTgcattataataaatacatgacTAGTGTCAcaaaattttaaacaaatatcaCTGCAAGCTGAAAACATTAGGTTTCACTTCATCGGTacccagcccccccccccaaaaaaaactgcCTCCGATCACAAACTCTGAGAAAGCATGTGAACAGaggtgtccacatacttttgacCATATAGttcataatatattaatatagaATTATGATGAAAGGACTGATAATGAACATTAGAGGCCGGATGTGTCCGTCAGTGCAGGTGTTGGACGTCTGCTCGCTCTCAGTGTTCAGGGTGTTTGTACTGCAGACTCGTCCCATGGTGGAGAGGCATCAAACTGTTAGAGAAAGGgccagaataaaaacaacaacacagacaggaCTGGAGACAGAGgggtggggttggggggggaCGGAGAGACAGGGGGTGAGTCGGATTAAAGGGGAACTCCAGCgatttaaatttgtttactTCAATAAAGTTGAGAGATTCAAGAAAAAAGTAACTTAATAtcgaaaaaaacaaaggaatttTGGTCCCTAATAGTACAGACCCATAAATGATGTggcctacatttcccataatgcaactctcCTGTGACTACATTCAAACACAGGCTACGTCCGCACTGAtacacacaaaaccaaaaggATCTCCTAACACCTGAAAACAGATTATCACATGACATGTACACTGGTCACATGATGTAAACAGTTGGTTACAGGAAATACTACGAACACGTCACTGTCCTCAGACCGTCCATCGCTGcacctcctcttttcagcctctgtctcaaacattGAGACATTGGTCAACCCCTTCCAGGgcatgtaggaaatgtcgggCTCTCGTTTGACCTGGTTTTGTTAAAGGGCCTGATGAGGAATCGCAGCCAGACGACTCACGAGTGGTTAAAAAGTGAAGTATCTCCTTTAATGTCGGTGGAGTGCCCCTTTAAACCAATGTCACTGCTCACTTCCCACAAGTCAAAGGTCAACTATCTCTTTTCCCGAGGTATTTTCACTCCCACAACACATGATAGCGTCTTTCAGTCTGTgcctccttgtctctctctcactctcttatCTCATGTTATCGATGTGTCACGCCCCTTTGACCCCGTGACCCCGCCCTGATGTCactctgtctcagctgcttGGACGTTTACCGTCATcagaaccacacaaacacaaactcagtttTTACCTTGAAGCAGTTTTTGAACTTCTTGGAGACGAAgaagaggatgatgggattgaTGCAGGAGTTGATGGTGGCCATGTTGATGCTGAAGTAGTCCAACACCAACAGGAAACTAGAGCAACAGAAGAAGAGCACATGACATGTAACCACTCTTCACAAGGGCCAGAAGAGCAAAGAGGTAGAACTATATGGTAAATAATACGGTCACCTACTTTAAGAAGTCACAGCGACGAGCATCATGGGATCTATAGATGGTTTTTTTCAGCAGTCGACTCAGATGCAGTGGGAACCAGCACAGAGCGAAGATCAACACCAGACAGAAAACTGCTTTCGCTACTTCTCTAcgctggagagagaaagtggatcTGAAATGTCCGACTTCACAtgcttcactttgtttttactgGTACTGACAAAACCAAAAGTCTTCGGTATTAAAACCACAAGAGCTGATGGTGGTGGAAATGGTTGAAACtaaatttaagtttaaaaaaaagaaagaggacatgatgtcatttactctgttttttgttttttacagatttaaagttAATGTCTTTGCAGATGATCCAACTGTGTTTTTGGTTTTACATAAACTGCTGTTGATGTTCTTGTGTTGCACATTTTTCAAGTGGAAGTCTTGACGATTTTTCGAGCAATGGAAGCTGcgtatatgtttgtgtgcatgtttgtgtacttgtgtgtgtacttgtgtgtgtacctgtttgAGGTGCTCGCTCAGTGAGACTTTCAGACTTCCTTTCTGGTGTCGGAGCATCTCGCAGGTCATCAGGCCGTAGAAAACCACAGAACAGATGAGAGGGACGCAGAAGTAGAAACCAAACAACCACCAGTCCTTCGCTTCCCGGTAGAACTGGAccaaacagaaatacacactttaacaacatggaggaggtaacACAACTCAGAATCAAGATAGATCAGGTCTCACATTCTTTACTCTACATATTCAGGTCGAGACCTTAACATCACAGAGAAACCGACAGTTCCCACTTtgagtctgtggagagaaaagtCTCCTCAGAATCAAGTGGGTGTGgtcaaaatgttttgaaaggTCCAGTTCTAATGAATAAAGCCTGATGGCAGGTCAGCTGACCCGGGCTCAGTTTCCAGGGCCTGGACGCAGTTTGTTGACTTCAGTCGTAAACAGGAAATTATGTTATAAACTGTGTGAACTAAAGAGACCTCGCCCTGAACCAACCAGGATCAAACCCTCTAGCCGGTTTTATTCTTCACCcatgaaatattatattatataactgAGAGTCAACAAGTTGATATTGTTATTGAATTTTCAGGCCTGGAAATTCCATTTTACATCTAAACTCCCAAAAAATATATCTTAAACTCTTACTTCTGACAAACCTGTTTTTAAGAGTGCAGATCATTACTGTCGCTGGCAAAcacctgcacaaacaaacatgcacaaacacacgtgcacaaacacacatgcacaaacacacgtgcacaaacacacacgcactcacagcCAGAAAAGGCGTCCTGGGTTCCAGCATGCAGGTCGTAATGGTAACGTTGTTGTAGTCGAAGTTGACCATGTTGAAGCCGACCGCCTCCGGCACGGCGAGCACGAGGGACAGCACCCAGATCGCCACTATCTCCACCGCTGTTACCATGGGAACACCTGTGCCCTGTACCCGCGACCAGGACACCACCGCACGATACCTGGGGACAACAACCGGAACTTTTCAAACCATTGATCGTTCTTTCAGCAATGCAGACGTATAATTGTTGTTATTAGTACTAATGATTATATCTGATTTCAGTCTTTatgagaagagaaggagagaagagctgaagctggagaaTCTGAGTGTAAGCACCAGCTGTTTGAGTGCAAGAGCAGAGTTTAGAGTGAAAGCTTTACAAAATCTGAAGGTGAGATCAATaaatcctgctctcaaactgaaaaaacacactcTTTAATAGAgatggggggcggggggggggacggcAGACGTTGGTGTGTACGTTACCTGTCCACACTTAGCGCACACAGGTTGAGGACGGTGATGCCGACCGAAGCTTTCTGCAGGAAGGGGAGCAGTTTGCAGAGGAAGAGGCCGAACACACTGTCGGCAAAAGGCCACCGCATCACcaggagctgcacacacacacacacacacacacacacacacacacacacacacacacacacacaaggctttAACGGATTATCACAGTTTCAGAGTGTGTGCAGAGCGTTATCTCATCTATTTCCGTTCCGTGTCAGTGTGACACTCGGCTTCCTGActgagacacacaacacacacactgataacacAGGAAGCTGAATGCAACAAGCTTCTTATCAATCACGTTTTCATTACTCAAATTTACCCCTTCAAATGAActttataaatgttttcagCGTAGAAATGTTGATTATTTAATATCTGCTGAACCAAGTTGTGAGAAGCTGCCACGTGTCATgagaacaaacaacacactAAACCTTGTAGATGTTGATGGGGATGTCGATGGCGATGTAGATCAGGTCTCCCAGGGCCAGGCTGGCGATGAGAGCGTTGGGTCCGTTCctcatgcttttgttttggcaGATGATCCTCAGCAGGGTGGCGTTTCCAATGATCCCCACAGCAAAGATCACGCAGGAAATCACCGTGTTGATGTACTTGAAGGCCACGTTTATTGACGTCACATGGATACATCTAGGGGGCGACGCTGGGAGCTCGCGAGCGGCCACAGAGGAGTTGGTGGACGGCAGGTGAGGATTTCTGTCGTGCTTGTGTCTCAACTTGCTCGAGTGCTTCAGCTTGTGGGAGTCCAGAGATACCAGAGGCTTGTTCACGGTCTCTTGCACCAGACGTGGGTCTCGCTCTGGGGTCTGGATCTGATTCTCTGCTCCGGGTGGCAGGGGTGAGTCGGTGCTGTGGAAATCAGACAGGCCCGACCTCATCACATCTGATAGAGATGAGAAGTTACTGTGGCAACCGACTGGAGGAGCGAACACCAAGCACCAGACAATCAGCTGTGCGATAAACACCCAGGGCTTGGATGTAGATCTGGAACTGAATCTGGGTCCCATTCCAGAACCCTGATCTGatgcacctgaacacatcctGGATCCTGCTGCGACTCCTGAACCACTTTCTAGAGACTGAAGTGTTCTACAGATTCTATGACTGAGCCTTCTCCGAGTCCAGAGCCTTTTCTAGAAGCCCACGACAGAGTAAAATCTAGTTGTTGGTGGTTCTCAGATGAAGTTGGATGATTCTGGAATCTGAGACATAAAGAAAACAGGTGGTTGGTTTGGAGGCTCCACTTCACAGATTCACAACAATGACTACGTTtccatggacaccaatattctcATATTATCCAGATCTAGACAAACAGCATGTTCTGATTAACTTCACCTGAATAAGATCTTAACAAATGACATTGACGTTGTGCTCATTGTAAAACTacaattaatgaataaaacctttcaaaattaaataaaataatagaaatgtaCATATTATAATTGATGACTCTCACCTGTGgatgtttctctgtctccttctggAACTTgtagttaaataaaaataatttttcttcagtgtaaacaagaagaacagaagaagagaggagtgaGTCCGGCTGAGACAAAACTAAAGAGGTCGAAGTGACGGAGCTGAGTtttaactttctctctctctctctctctctctctctgatcgccccctcctctcctctttcctccccctgATAGTGTCtccccttcacctcctctcctgtttccttctcgtctcctcttctcctctgtcctcctccttccaatgataataataatacaagtaTAAGTTTACAATGAAAGTACATATCATGAAATTATTCATGTTGcactttaaagaaagaaagtttcTAATTGTCTGTACACACAAGAGAGAAGACGAAGAGAATgagaagaacattttaaatttaaatacatagAATAttaactaaaaataataaagactgaTGAGTGTGGAGACAATTTTCACCAGTGAGGGAGTAAAAACCCTCAAACTGACTCGATGCTAAATCTAAATTATAAAAGGTCAAAATTATGAGGTAGAAATCATAGTGATAAGATatcaaattataataaaaagtTAAGATTTGGAGATGACATAATAAAAATGGGCTTCCATAGAAAAGTAAACttgacaaaattaaaaaacatctaGTGGAGATTTTGAAAATGACGCAGACGTTGTTTGAAGAAAATGATTCCACAGTTTACGACTCGTCTCCTCTTTCAATCTGTTATAGTGGAACAACTCATAAACACATGAGgtgacattaacacacacacacacacacacacacacaaacacacacacacacacacacacacacacacacacacacacacacacacacacacacacacacagtaattgAGACCAAGACGTGTTTTAAACCAATTTTCCCTTTTAGACTTCCCTGATGAAACGATGTTGTGGAAACAGTCAAACAATAAAATTAGTTCCTGCGTCTGAACGACAAATTCACTTCACTGGAGTGTTTGAacacaaagtgaagccagaCTCAGTTTATTACTCCGAGAGTTTCACGTTTGTGTCTGAAGCCTTTTTACTGTTACTTGTTTCTGATTGAAACAACGAGGAATTAAATCTGTTGCGAGGAGTTTCTCAGACGTCACAGggaagtatttgtttttatttcatgtaagAAAGGTGCCACACTCCTAGTGTCTGTGTGGCTTTTCTCTGGCTTCAGATGGGAATCCGGTTAAAAGGGAgagtttaaatgaaatgtggGTCTGAATGTCGGAGTCAGACTCGTCTTCAGGATACGTGATCGAGGTTTAAACAACTGTCAGCGACACGCAGCCTGTTCTTCCTGAGTGGGACGTGTCCGTGTTGTGTTTACACATCTGTTTACacatctgtatctgtgtgttgctgtgaggctgcagtgacctctgaccttctgtcAGGCTGACGTCACGTCTGTTTGAGTGACTGATTTTCACTGCAGATattctactgtgtgtgtgtgtgtgtgtgtgtgtgtgtgtgtgtgtgtgtgtgtgtgtgtgtgtgtgtgtgtgtgtgtgtgtgtgtgtgtgtgtgtgtgtgttgttgttagTGACTCTAAACGCAGAGATAAACAAATGAAGGCTCTACGTGACTTGAACCATGCAGCATCTTACTTTTACTTGTTTGAGTTTTCCTCCAACGCCgtgggaaaaaaatctaaatgtgggaaatCAATCAACAGACGAGCCCAGAATAAgccaaacaaatacaaatgctgACAATAAAATATCATAGAATAGATTTggaaagatttaataaaaataaatacttttaaaaatatatataataaatagaagaaaagagTCAATAAAAGgggataaaaacattattaaaaatattaacaaaaatgtaaaattgaatACAATTTCAAACAGatgcaataaaataatgtttaaatgacTTTAGCTTCTTTAGTATCAGTGCGTGTTACTGTCACATTGGATCTGGTGCGAAATGAGAACGTTTGAAGAagcaacagagacaaagaaaaagggaaTAAGGGAATTTATTTGACTGTTTCCTGACTTAAttacacagaggaaaaagataAATGTTGTAAGCGTAAATACTTGTTAAATACTTTAAAGTATCACTTTATGTTATTCGTCGCCACAAGTGTAAGAAAAATAAGACACGGTTCACTTCTCGCTTTTCACGAGCGACGCTGGTTAATGAACAAATGAAGCCAACAAACCAGAAGCAGATtctcagacaggaaacagctgctgcagatctCCACCACCAACATGGAACTTTACGAGAAACTCTTTGATTCCATCACCACAAAGTTTCCGTCACTGCTGTGGTGAGATGGAAAAGATTTCCTCCAACATCTGAAGAGAAACGTGTGTGTTACACCGGCAGGAAATCTTATTTCTCCTGCAGATGCttgattattgtgtttgtgaatcattttcttttacccGAGTACGATTTAAATATCTATTCTCCTCACAAGGCTccattttagaattgattttcaGGTTGTTCTTAACATTTAGACCCATTCGTGTTGTAAAAATagagacaaatgttttttttaaagatgtgaactgaaaaatgaaaaatgaacaatGTTCAAATGCTGAATATTCAACATAAAACTACTATAAAATAACAATGAGGACTGGTTGCATACAGCACATGTGGGCATAAAGGGAATAATAAATTCATAGCCCCTTGACAAATGGTAgaataattatacatttattaataactTAACAAAGTGTAGACTCTA from Hippoglossus stenolepis isolate QCI-W04-F060 chromosome 23, HSTE1.2, whole genome shotgun sequence carries:
- the LOC118102905 gene encoding endothelin-1 receptor isoform X1 is translated as MCSGASDQGSGMGPRFSSRSTSKPWVFIAQLIVWCLVFAPPVGCHSNFSSLSDVMRSGLSDFHSTDSPLPPGAENQIQTPERDPRLVQETVNKPLVSLDSHKLKHSSKLRHKHDRNPHLPSTNSSVAARELPASPPRCIHVTSINVAFKYINTVISCVIFAVGIIGNATLLRIICQNKSMRNGPNALIASLALGDLIYIAIDIPINIYKLLVMRWPFADSVFGLFLCKLLPFLQKASVGITVLNLCALSVDRYRAVVSWSRVQGTGVPMVTAVEIVAIWVLSLVLAVPEAVGFNMVNFDYNNVTITTCMLEPRTPFLAFYREAKDWWLFGFYFCVPLICSVVFYGLMTCEMLRHQKGSLKVSLSEHLKQRREVAKAVFCLVLIFALCWFPLHLSRLLKKTIYRSHDARRCDFLNFLLVLDYFSINMATINSCINPIILFFVSKKFKNCFKSCLCCCFYSGPFSNSLMPLHHGTSLQYKHPEH
- the LOC118102905 gene encoding endothelin-1 receptor isoform X2, translated to MCSGASDQGSGMGPRFSSRSTSKPWVFIAQLIVWCLVFAPPVGCHSNFSSLSDVMRSGLSDFHSTDSPLPPGAENQIQTPERDPRLVQETVNKPLVSLDSHKLKHSSKLRHKHDRNPHLPSTNSSVAARELPASPPRCIHVTSINVAFKYINTVISCVIFAVGIIGNATLLRIICQNKSMRNGPNALIASLALGDLIYIAIDIPINIYKLLVMRWPFADSVFGLFLCKLLPFLQKASVGITVLNLCALSVDRYRAVVSWSRVQGTGVPMVTAVEIVAIWVLSLVLAVPEAVGFNMVNFDYNNVTITTCMLEPRTPFLAFYREAKDWWLFGFYFCVPLICSVVFYGLMTCEMLRHQKGSLKVSLSEHLKQRREVAKAVFCLVLIFALCWFPLHLSRLLKKTIYRSHDARRCDFLNFLLVLDYFSINMATINSCINPIILFFVSKKFKNCFKFDASPPWDESAVQTP